One Diceros bicornis minor isolate mBicDic1 chromosome 26, mDicBic1.mat.cur, whole genome shotgun sequence DNA segment encodes these proteins:
- the SAP25 gene encoding histone deacetylase complex subunit SAP25 isoform X6 codes for MLPWPPPWWDAGEEQVPQEEGPWAGSDPDEAWDSGEEALGEPGTPPPDSPHAPSRRPSWIQREQLLPQGLTGLAAEQPRGTPVPLSPQMAWDVAPSRMTLLAPWDLHYEAKAGPRLVWAGPCVIPHSGRCTRQLQAGASDPWPLQQDIRMESRRPGMQTLCCPLGSVFPCTCLRPLSR; via the exons ATGTTGCCCTGGCCTCCTCCGTGGTGGGACGCGGGTGAGGAGCAGGTACCCCAGGaagaaggcccctgggcaggcAGTGACCCCGACGAGGCCTGGGACTCTGGAGAGGAAGCCCTTGGGGAGCCAGGAACACCCCCACCGGACAG CCCTCATGCCCCGTCCCGAAGACCTTCCTGGATCCAGAGAGAGCAGCTGCTGCCCCAGGGTCTCACAGGCCTGGCTGCTGAGCAGCCCCGGGGAACCCCAG TGCCCCTTTCCCCCCAGATGGCCTGGGACGTGGCCCCCTCAAGAATGACCCTGCTAGCACCCTGGGACCTCCACTACGAGGCTAAAGCAGGACCTCGGCTGGTGTGG GCCGGACCTTGTGTCATCCCTCATTCTGGCCGCTGTACGAGGCAGCTTCAGGCAGGAGCCTCAGACCCCTGGCCCCTGCAACAGGACATCAGAATGGAGAGCAGGCGCCCGGGGATGCAG ACCCTCTGCTGCCCCCTGGGCAGCGTGTTCCCGTGTACCTGTCTGAGGCCTCTCAGCAG gTGA